A region from the Salvelinus sp. IW2-2015 linkage group LG21, ASM291031v2, whole genome shotgun sequence genome encodes:
- the LOC111982413 gene encoding ras-related protein ORAB-1 — protein sequence MNPEYDYLFKLLLIGDSGVGKSCLLLRFADDTYTESYISTIGVDFKIRTIELDGKTIKLQIWDTAGQERFRTITSSYYRGAHGIIVVYDVTDQESFNNVKQWLQEIDRYASENVNKLLVGNKCDLTTKKVVDYTTAKEFADNLGIPFLEASAKSATNVEQAFMTMAAEIKKRMGPGATAGGSEKSNVKIQSTPVKTSSGGCC from the exons ATGAATCCCGAATA TGATTATTTATTCAAGCTGCTTCTGATTGGCGACTCTGGTGTTGGAAAGTCTTGCCTCCTCCTCCGATTTGCA GatgacacatacacagagagctaTATTAGCACTATTGGAGTGGACTTCAAAATTAGGACCATAGAGTTAGATGGGAAGACCATCAAACTTCAGATT TGGGACACAGCTGGACAGGAACGGTTCCGGACAATTACATCCAGTTACTACAGAGGAGCGCATGGCATTATTGTAGTGTACGATGTCACAGACCAG GAATCCTTCAATAACGTGAAACAGTGGCTACAGGAGATTGACCGTTACGCCAGTGAAAACGTGAACAAGCTGTTAGTAGGCAACAAATGTGACCTGACGACAAAGAAAGTGGTGGACTACACGACGGCCAAG GAATTTGCTGACAATTTAGGGATCCCCTTCTTGGAAGCTAGCGCCAAGAGCGCCACCAACGTGGAGCAGGCCTTCATGACCATGGCAGCTGAGATCAAGAAGAGAATGGGCCCTGGGGCCACAGCCGGAGGCTCGGAGAAGTCCAACGTCAAGATCCAGAGCACGCCAGTCAAGACATCCTCTGGAGGCTGCTGCTGA